A stretch of the Panthera uncia isolate 11264 chromosome D1, Puncia_PCG_1.0, whole genome shotgun sequence genome encodes the following:
- the ZBED5 gene encoding zinc finger BED domain-containing protein 5 encodes MIAHLLCILSYNFNIFVILNVYSKLTMFCATNTLPMDLLLKQGSLKQEVESFCYQIVSESNDQKVGILQSEDEQLQPSVSKKSEGELSRVKFMSNSNKITTFSKKPKRRKYDESYLSFGFTYFGNRDAPHAQCVLCKKILSNSSLAPSKLRRHLETKHAAYKDKDISFFKQHLDSPENNKPPTPKIVNTDNESATEASYNVSYHIALSGEAHTIGELLIKPCAKDVVMRMFDEQYSKKIDAVQLSNSTVARRIKDLAADIEEELVCRLKICDGFSLQLDESADVSGLAVLLVFVRYRFNKSIEEDLLLCESLQSNATGEEIFNCINSFMQKHEIEWEKCVDVCSDASRAMDGKIAEAVTLIKYVAPESTSSHCLLYRHALAVKIMPTSLKNVLDQAVQIINYIKARPHQSRLLKILCEEMGAQHTALLLNTEVRWLSRGKVLVRLFELRRELLVFMDSAFRLSDCLTNSSWLLRLAYLADIFTKLNEVNLSMQGKNVTVFTVFDKMSSLLRKLEFWASSVEEENFDCFPTLSDFLTEINSTVDKDICSAIVQHLRGLRSTLLKYFPVTNDNNTWVRNPFTVTVKPASLVARDYESLIDLTSDSQVKQNFSELSLNDFWSSLIQEYPSIARRAVRVLLPFATMHLCETGFSYYAATKTKYRKRLDAAPHMRIRLSNITPNIKRICDKKTQKHCSH; translated from the coding sequence ATGATTGCTCATCTTCTATGTATCCTGTCATATAATTTCAACATATTTGTGATACTCAATGTTTATTCTAAACTAACCATGTTTTGTGCCACAAACACGTTACCTATGGATCTCTTGCTGAAACAAGGAAGTCTTAAACAAGAAGTAGAATCTTTTTGTTATCAAATTGTGTCTGAATCAAATGATCAAAAGGTTGGAATATTACAAAGTGAGGATGAACAATTGCAGCCTTCAGTTTCTAAAAAATCAGAAGGTGAGCTTTCCAGGGTCAAATTTATGTCCAATTCCAACAAAATAACAACATTTagtaagaaaccaaaaagaagaaaatatgatgaAAGTTACTTGTCTTTTGGATTTACTTACTTTGGAAATAGAGATGCACCTCATGCTCAGTGTGTGTTATGTaagaaaattttatcaaataGTTCTTTGGCCCCTAGTAAGCTTCGAAGACATTTGGAAACTAAACATGCTGCATATAAAGACAAAGACATAAGCTTTTTCAAGCAACATCTTGATTCACCTGAAAATAATAAACCCCCAACACCTAAAATTGTCAATACAGATAATGAAAGTGCTACAGAGGCATCATACAATGTAAGTTACCATATAGCCCTGAGTGGAGAGGCTCATACTATTGGAGAATTACTCATCAAGCCTTGTGCTAAAGATGTCGTGATGCGGATGTTTGATGaacaatatagtaaaaaaatagaTGCAGTACAACTATCAAATAGTACTGTTGCACGTCGAATTAAAGATCTTGCTGCTGACATTGAAGAAGAGCTTGTTTGTAGACTGAAAATTTGTGATGGGTTTTCACTTCAACTAGATGAATCAGCTGATGTTTCAGGACTTGCTGTGCTGCTTGTTTTTGTTCGTTACAGGTTTAATAAATCTATTGAGGAAGACCTACTCTTATGTGAATCTTTGCAAAGTAATGCTACTGGTGAAGAAATTTTCAACTGCATCAACAGTTTTATGCAGAAACATGAAATTGAATGGGAAAAATGTGTTGATGTTTGTAGTGATGCTTCTAGGGCAATGGACGGGAAAATTGCTGAGGCTGTCACCTTGATAAAATATGTGGCTCCCGAAAGCACCAGTAGTCACTGCCTATTATATAGACATGCACTAGCAGTTAAAATAATGCCTACATCTCTGAAAAATGTGCTAGATCAGGCAGTACAGATCATCAATTACATTAAAGCTCGACCACATCAATCTAGGCTACTAAAAATTTTATGTGAGGAAATgggtgcccagcacacagcacTTCTTCTGAATACAGAGGTGAGGTGGCTTTCCCGAGGTAAAGTTCTTGTAAGACTTTTTGAGCTCCGTCGTGAACTATTGGTTTTCATGGATTCTGCTTTTCGACTGTCTGATTGTTTAACAAATTCATCTTGGCTGCTAAGACTTGCATATCTTGCAGatatttttactaaattaaatGAGGTAAATCTATCAATGCAAGGAAAAAATGTGACAGTTTTTACAGTATTTGATAAAATGTCATCATTGCTAAGAAAATTGGAATTTTGGGCTTCATCCGTAGAAGAAGAAAACTTTGATTGTTTTCCTACTCTCAGTGACTTTTTGACCGAAATTAATTCTACAGTTGATAAAGATATTTGTAGTGCCATTGTGCAGCACCTAAGGGGTTTGCGCTCTactctgttaaaatattttcctgtaaCAAATGACAATAACACTTGGGTTAGAAATCCATTTACAGTAACTGTTAAACCAGCTTCATTAGTAGCACGGGACTATGAGAGCCTGATTGATTTAACATCTGATTCTCAAGTGAAACAAAATTTCAGCGAACTTTCACTAAATGATTTTTGGAGTAGCCTAATTCAAGAGTACCCAAGCATTGCAAGGCGTGCAGTTCGTGTACTTCTTCCTTTTGCTACAATGCACCTGTGTGAAACAGGATTTTCATATTATGctgcaacaaaaacaaaatacaggaaaAGACTTGATGCCGCACCTCATATGCGGATTCGACTTAGCAACATTACACCTAATATTAAGCGGATATGtgataaaaagacacaaaaacactGTTCTCATTAA